A genome region from bacterium SCSIO 12844 includes the following:
- a CDS encoding IS4 family transposase codes for MMKHINELQQSLKHYFNLSFWNTECLTYFIIALQIINDVNLSQIAKCFPSKASTTSCYRRLQRFITRFEISFLSLWKLVDTIFNLSDQVILCMDRTNWKFGKVHINFLMIAIAYKGVAIPVIWSLLPQRKRGNSKAIDRQRLFDQLLEFIPATRIKTLLCDREFIDGNWIAYLSSKQVKFVIRAKGNYLASNKKISKLFLTLKASQARTLHNTKCIVGCDLYVSGLRLPTGELVIVVTREFNLNALDQYKIRWEIESFFSAIKKRGFNFENTHLTDMQKLSRLMFVVSIALIWSYRTGEILESIKPIKIKKHGFKAKSLIKIGTETIAKSLARAINSSEYICNIIKATFKPKISISQRMALVGVM; via the coding sequence ATGATGAAACACATCAATGAATTACAACAGTCACTGAAGCACTATTTTAACTTATCTTTTTGGAATACTGAATGCCTAACTTACTTTATTATTGCCCTACAGATAATAAATGATGTTAATCTTTCACAAATTGCTAAATGTTTTCCATCAAAAGCATCAACTACGTCATGTTATAGGCGTCTTCAACGTTTTATCACAAGGTTTGAAATATCTTTTCTTAGCCTCTGGAAACTAGTCGACACCATTTTCAATTTATCTGATCAAGTCATATTATGCATGGATAGAACTAACTGGAAGTTTGGCAAGGTACATATTAATTTTCTAATGATTGCTATTGCTTATAAAGGTGTTGCAATTCCTGTGATTTGGTCACTGCTTCCTCAGCGAAAGAGAGGTAACTCAAAAGCCATTGATAGGCAGAGACTATTTGATCAACTACTTGAATTTATTCCTGCAACTAGAATTAAAACACTTTTATGTGATCGTGAATTTATTGATGGAAATTGGATAGCTTATTTGTCTAGCAAACAAGTTAAATTTGTTATTCGAGCCAAAGGTAATTATCTAGCTTCTAATAAAAAGATTTCAAAATTATTTCTAACTCTTAAAGCTTCACAAGCAAGAACACTTCATAATACAAAGTGTATAGTAGGCTGCGATTTATATGTTTCAGGACTGCGACTGCCTACAGGTGAATTAGTTATTGTTGTAACTAGAGAGTTTAACCTAAATGCACTCGATCAATATAAAATAAGATGGGAGATTGAGTCATTTTTTTCAGCTATTAAAAAACGTGGTTTTAATTTTGAGAATACCCACTTAACTGATATGCAAAAACTTTCAAGGCTTATGTTTGTTGTATCCATTGCATTAATATGGTCTTATCGTACAGGTGAAATATTAGAAAGCATTAAACCTATTAAAATTAAAAAGCATGGATTTAAAGCTAAGTCTTTGATTAAAATTGGTACTGAAACTATTGCTAAATCGCTAGCCAGAGCCATTAATTCTTCAGAGTATATCTGTAATATTATCAAAGCTACATTTAAACCTAAAATATCAATTAGTCAAAGAATGGCTCTGGTAGGTGTCATGTAG
- a CDS encoding DUF378 domain-containing protein, whose protein sequence is MKVINFIALLLVILGGINWLLVGVFEYNAVERLLGTTEWLDKLVYLVVGIAAIYCISFFKKVCK, encoded by the coding sequence ATGAAAGTGATTAATTTTATTGCCCTATTATTAGTTATTCTTGGTGGCATAAACTGGCTACTTGTTGGTGTGTTTGAATATAATGCCGTTGAACGATTACTGGGTACTACCGAATGGTTAGATAAACTAGTCTATTTAGTTGTTGGTATTGCAGCGATTTATTGTATTTCATTTTTTAAGAAGGTGTGTAAATAA
- the rph gene encoding ribonuclease PH, which translates to MRPSQRQNDQLREISIQKNYTKHAEGSVLISFGDTKVLCNASVVKGVPKFLKDSDQGWITAEYGMLPRSTHERMQREAARGKQSGRTQEIQRLIGRSLRAAIDLTQLGDYTITIDCDVIQADGGTRTAAISGASVALFDAIDYMKQNNLLKEGAKPFKMHIAAISVGIYNQTPILDLDYSEDSSAETDMNVIMSENSNIIEIQGTAEGAPFSEDEFHQMFILAKKGTEIISGKQKQATAQ; encoded by the coding sequence ATGCGCCCAAGTCAAAGACAAAACGATCAACTACGAGAAATTTCTATCCAAAAAAACTATACCAAACACGCTGAAGGCTCTGTTTTAATTTCATTTGGTGATACCAAGGTACTATGTAATGCCTCTGTTGTTAAAGGCGTACCAAAGTTTCTAAAAGACTCAGATCAAGGTTGGATTACCGCTGAATATGGTATGCTACCACGCTCAACCCATGAAAGAATGCAACGCGAAGCAGCTCGCGGTAAACAATCAGGCCGTACTCAAGAAATTCAACGTTTAATTGGTCGCTCGTTACGCGCCGCCATTGATTTAACACAACTTGGTGATTATACCATTACCATTGACTGTGATGTTATCCAAGCTGATGGTGGTACACGAACAGCTGCAATCTCTGGCGCATCAGTTGCATTATTTGATGCCATTGATTATATGAAACAAAATAATTTACTTAAAGAAGGCGCCAAACCATTTAAAATGCATATTGCAGCAATCTCTGTTGGTATTTACAATCAAACTCCAATTCTTGATCTTGACTACTCTGAAGATTCATCTGCTGAAACTGATATGAATGTGATTATGAGTGAAAATAGCAATATCATTGAAATACAAGGTACAGCAGAAGGTGCTCCTTTTAGTGAAGATGAATTTCATCAAATGTTTATCTTAGCTAAAAAAGGCACCGAAATCATCTCTGGTAAACAAAAACAAGCAACTGCACAATAA
- a CDS encoding chorismate lyase produces the protein MSWQFQLPSNNPLYIKWLKETQKLSASLRDVFENWHIRLLFQEKASLNVSDQYLLNVTSNESWQRMIVHLDDQTPLIIGRVVVPEITFERYQDQLLNLKKRSIGDQLLFIDPKIKRSPFLFNEFSVQELQFSQLPDWLFEQEDTSVTARSSIFHLNAEYPLMIEEYFLASFFESLKANI, from the coding sequence ATGTCTTGGCAGTTTCAATTACCCAGTAATAATCCATTGTATATAAAATGGCTAAAAGAAACACAAAAATTAAGTGCTAGTCTTCGAGATGTATTTGAAAACTGGCATATTCGATTATTATTTCAGGAAAAAGCATCATTAAATGTATCGGATCAGTACCTATTAAATGTAACATCTAATGAAAGTTGGCAACGTATGATTGTACATTTAGATGATCAAACTCCATTAATTATTGGTCGAGTGGTTGTGCCAGAAATAACTTTTGAGCGTTATCAAGATCAATTATTAAATTTAAAAAAACGCTCTATTGGTGATCAACTATTATTTATTGACCCTAAGATTAAACGTAGCCCATTTTTATTTAATGAGTTTTCAGTTCAAGAGCTTCAATTTAGCCAATTACCAGATTGGTTGTTTGAGCAAGAGGATACAAGTGTAACTGCACGAAGCTCAATTTTTCATTTAAATGCAGAATACCCTTTAATGATTGAAGAGTATTTTTTAGCAAGTTTTTTTGAATCGTTAAAGGCAAATATATAA
- the ubiA gene encoding 4-hydroxybenzoate octaprenyltransferase has product MAKLKAYCFLMRLHRPMPILLLLWPTYWSLWTASGGYPGRKILIIFTLGVVIVRTLGCIINDLSDRKYDSQVKRTEKRPLTTGEVKPNEAWILFIILGLIAFLLVLFLNIETIFMSFGALALTIFYPLCKRFFSLPQLILGMTFNYGILMASTAILKTITLEAFLLYLASIIWTLAYDTIYALADKPYDIKLKLKSSAVTFGRYDIVMIILLQQLSILVLCLFGFISHFSWIFYLGLIVCEVLFFFQYRLYKKRDIANVIKAFSDNHWVGFVIFFVIVLQFSYTL; this is encoded by the coding sequence ATGGCAAAACTCAAAGCTTATTGCTTTTTAATGCGCCTACATCGCCCAATGCCTATTTTATTATTACTATGGCCAACATATTGGTCATTATGGACAGCTTCAGGAGGTTATCCAGGCAGAAAAATATTGATTATTTTTACCTTAGGCGTTGTGATCGTTAGAACTTTAGGTTGTATTATTAATGATTTATCAGATAGAAAATATGATAGCCAAGTTAAGCGTACTGAGAAAAGGCCATTAACAACAGGTGAAGTTAAACCAAATGAGGCATGGATTCTATTTATTATATTGGGTTTAATTGCCTTTTTATTGGTCTTATTTTTAAATATTGAAACAATTTTTATGTCATTTGGTGCTTTAGCATTAACCATTTTTTACCCTTTATGTAAGCGCTTTTTTTCATTGCCTCAATTGATTTTAGGTATGACATTTAACTATGGTATTTTAATGGCCTCAACAGCCATTTTAAAAACAATTACCCTAGAAGCATTTTTACTTTATTTGGCTTCAATTATTTGGACACTAGCCTATGATACAATTTATGCACTAGCAGATAAGCCCTATGATATTAAATTAAAGCTTAAATCATCAGCAGTAACTTTTGGTCGCTATGATATTGTCATGATTATTCTGTTACAGCAATTAAGTATTTTAGTCTTGTGCTTATTTGGGTTTATTAGTCATTTTTCTTGGATTTTCTATCTTGGTTTGATTGTTTGTGAAGTTTTATTTTTCTTTCAATATCGCTTATATAAAAAGCGAGATATTGCAAATGTTATTAAAGCATTTTCAGATAATCACTGGGTAGGTTTTGTGATATTTTTTGTAATTGTATTACAGTTTAGTTATACGCTTTGA
- a CDS encoding metal-dependent hydrolase, which translates to MANFHTHLTIAASASVIAGGLVAACGILTPIETITAIGIGMVGGFLPDVDSDHSTSISIIFGILAAISGFCAIFSLMPQLGIIIGISSWFIAFLLVRYGIIHIFRKLTIHRGIFHSVPMGIFLSMLLIFSIYHLSGNNLVSWVFGIFLFYGFCVHLILDELYSVNLSGVTLKKSFGTAFKLISFSHLIQYAILYVLIIALWFILPSTNGLTAQVTEGKIYTHIKENLYPKAYRSETQNHQSV; encoded by the coding sequence ATGGCCAATTTTCATACACATTTAACTATTGCGGCATCTGCAAGTGTCATTGCTGGTGGCTTAGTCGCTGCTTGTGGTATTTTAACCCCAATTGAAACAATTACTGCCATTGGTATTGGCATGGTTGGTGGGTTTCTGCCGGATGTTGACTCTGATCATTCAACTTCAATTAGCATTATTTTTGGTATTTTAGCTGCCATTAGTGGTTTTTGTGCTATTTTTTCTTTAATGCCCCAACTTGGTATTATTATCGGCATCTCCTCTTGGTTTATTGCCTTTTTACTGGTTCGATATGGTATTATTCACATCTTTAGAAAACTCACCATTCACCGAGGAATTTTTCATTCAGTCCCGATGGGTATTTTTTTAAGCATGTTACTTATATTCAGCATCTATCATTTAAGCGGAAATAATTTAGTATCTTGGGTTTTCGGTATATTTTTATTCTATGGCTTTTGCGTTCATTTAATCCTTGATGAACTCTATAGTGTTAATCTTTCAGGGGTAACACTAAAAAAATCCTTCGGTACAGCATTTAAGCTAATTTCTTTTTCCCACCTAATTCAGTATGCTATTTTATATGTACTAATCATTGCTCTATGGTTTATATTGCCAAGTACAAATGGTTTAACAGCACAAGTGACTGAAGGTAAAATCTACACACATATTAAAGAAAATCTTTATCCAAAAGCTTATCGTTCAGAAACACAAAATCATCAAAGCGTATAA
- the groES gene encoding co-chaperone GroES translates to MSIRPLHDRVLVIRAEEETTTAGGLVLPGSASEKPVTGEVVAVGNGKILSDGTTRPLDVKVGDTILFGKYSGTEVKLDGQEYLVMREEDIMGVVVKETAKA, encoded by the coding sequence ATGAGTATTCGTCCATTACATGATCGCGTACTAGTGATACGTGCTGAAGAAGAAACAACAACAGCAGGTGGTTTAGTATTACCAGGTAGTGCTTCTGAAAAGCCAGTAACTGGTGAAGTCGTTGCGGTTGGTAACGGTAAAATCTTATCTGATGGTACAACACGTCCTTTAGATGTTAAAGTTGGTGATACTATTTTATTTGGTAAGTATTCAGGTACTGAAGTAAAGCTTGATGGCCAAGAATATCTAGTTATGCGTGAAGAAGATATTATGGGTGTTGTTGTTAAAGAAACAGCAAAAGCATAA
- the groL gene encoding chaperonin GroEL (60 kDa chaperone family; promotes refolding of misfolded polypeptides especially under stressful conditions; forms two stacked rings of heptamers to form a barrel-shaped 14mer; ends can be capped by GroES; misfolded proteins enter the barrel where they are refolded when GroES binds): MSAKTVKFSDDARTRMLDGVNTLANAVKVTLGPKGRNVVLEKSFGAPTITKDGVSVAKEIELKDKFENMGAQMVKEVASQTADIAGDGTTTATVLAQSILTEGLKSVAAGMNPMDLKRGIDKGVQAVVAELKNNLSQPCDDNKSIAQVGTISANADQAIGSKIAEAMEKVGKEGVITVEEGSGFEDELAVVEGMQFDRGYLSPYFVTNQQNMTAEHESPYILLVDKKISNIRDLLPVLESVAKAGKPLMIIAEDVEGEALATLVVNNIRGIVKVVAVKAPGFGDRRKAMLEDIAILTGATVISEEVGLTLEKATIDQLGTAKRIQVTKEETTIIDGAGETTSIENRIAHIRTQIDEATSDYDREKLQERLAKLAGGVAVIKVGAVTEVEMKEKKDRVDDALHATRAAVEEGVVPGGGVALIRAVAALDSLTGDNEDQNHGIAILRRSMEAPLRQIVTNAGGEASVVVNAIAKGEGNFGFNAATGEYCDMVEAGIIDPTKVTRSAIQNAASIAGLMITTEAMVAEIPEEKPAAPDMSGMGGMGGMGGMGGMM; the protein is encoded by the coding sequence ATGAGTGCAAAAACAGTTAAGTTTTCAGATGACGCACGTACGCGTATGCTTGATGGTGTTAATACACTAGCAAATGCAGTAAAAGTAACGTTAGGTCCTAAAGGTCGTAATGTTGTATTGGAAAAGTCTTTTGGTGCACCTACAATTACTAAAGATGGTGTTTCAGTTGCAAAAGAAATTGAACTTAAAGATAAGTTTGAAAATATGGGTGCGCAAATGGTTAAAGAAGTTGCATCACAAACTGCTGATATCGCAGGTGATGGTACAACAACTGCAACAGTTTTAGCACAATCTATTTTAACAGAAGGTTTAAAATCAGTTGCTGCTGGTATGAATCCAATGGATCTTAAGCGTGGAATTGATAAAGGTGTTCAAGCGGTTGTTGCTGAACTTAAAAATAACTTATCTCAACCATGTGATGATAATAAATCAATTGCTCAAGTTGGTACAATTTCAGCGAATGCTGATCAAGCTATTGGTAGTAAAATTGCTGAAGCAATGGAAAAAGTAGGTAAAGAAGGCGTTATCACTGTAGAAGAAGGTTCTGGCTTCGAAGATGAGCTAGCAGTTGTTGAAGGTATGCAATTTGATCGTGGTTATCTATCACCTTACTTTGTTACAAACCAACAAAATATGACAGCTGAGCATGAATCACCTTATATCTTACTAGTAGATAAGAAAATTTCTAATATTCGTGATTTACTTCCAGTATTAGAAAGCGTTGCGAAAGCAGGTAAGCCTCTAATGATTATTGCTGAAGATGTGGAAGGTGAAGCATTAGCAACATTAGTTGTTAACAATATTCGTGGTATTGTTAAGGTTGTTGCTGTTAAAGCGCCTGGTTTTGGTGATCGTCGTAAAGCAATGTTAGAAGATATCGCAATTCTTACAGGTGCAACTGTAATCTCTGAAGAAGTTGGCTTAACACTAGAGAAAGCGACAATTGATCAACTAGGTACAGCTAAGCGTATCCAAGTTACTAAAGAAGAAACCACTATCATTGATGGTGCTGGTGAAACAACTTCAATTGAAAATCGTATTGCACACATTCGTACACAGATTGATGAAGCAACTTCTGATTATGATCGTGAAAAATTACAAGAGCGCCTAGCTAAATTAGCTGGTGGTGTTGCTGTAATTAAAGTTGGTGCTGTGACTGAAGTTGAAATGAAAGAGAAAAAAGATCGTGTTGATGATGCGCTTCATGCAACGCGTGCTGCAGTTGAAGAAGGTGTTGTACCTGGTGGTGGCGTTGCATTAATTCGTGCAGTTGCTGCATTAGATAGCTTAACTGGCGATAATGAAGATCAAAACCACGGTATTGCAATTCTTCGCCGTTCAATGGAAGCACCTCTTCGTCAAATCGTAACAAATGCTGGTGGTGAAGCTTCAGTTGTTGTTAATGCAATTGCAAAAGGTGAAGGTAACTTTGGTTTTAATGCTGCAACTGGTGAATATTGCGATATGGTTGAAGCGGGTATTATTGATCCAACTAAAGTAACACGTTCTGCTATTCAAAATGCAGCGTCAATTGCTGGGTTGATGATTACAACAGAAGCTATGGTTGCTGAAATTCCTGAAGAAAAACCAGCTGCTCCTGATATGAGTGGCATGGGTGGAATGGGCGGCATGGGCGGAATGGGCGGCATGATGTAA
- a CDS encoding branched-chain amino acid transaminase yields MNEMQSIWHNGALVPWQECKVHILTHGLHYGSGIFEGIRAYQTDQGPAIFKLQEHMARFIYSANALGMKLPYTQKELEDAVCLTVQSNHLESGYIRPVAFYGYDELGVVPAKNSPIDVAVACWPWGKYLASDLIDVEISQYIRIHPKSTIADAKICGHYVNSLLSKLASNQAKYHEVLMLDADGFVAEMSASNVFIVKNNKVYTTEEGTILVGITRNVVIDILKSKGYEVIETKFTPNEIIDADEAFVCGTAVEVVSMKSLNDQLINHGQIGKVTELVKEAYHRIVTGKDESYQDSLTLVSEYSTT; encoded by the coding sequence ATGAATGAAATGCAAAGTATTTGGCATAATGGCGCTTTAGTTCCATGGCAAGAATGTAAGGTACATATTCTAACGCATGGGCTACATTATGGCAGCGGTATTTTTGAAGGTATTCGTGCTTATCAAACTGATCAAGGCCCAGCTATTTTTAAGTTACAAGAGCATATGGCGCGTTTTATTTATTCTGCTAATGCGTTGGGTATGAAACTACCTTATACGCAGAAAGAATTAGAAGATGCAGTTTGTTTAACCGTTCAGTCAAATCACTTAGAATCAGGTTATATTCGCCCTGTTGCATTTTATGGTTATGATGAGTTAGGTGTTGTGCCTGCAAAAAATTCACCAATCGATGTTGCCGTTGCCTGCTGGCCATGGGGTAAATATTTAGCCAGTGACCTAATTGATGTTGAAATTAGTCAGTATATTAGAATACACCCTAAATCAACCATTGCTGATGCAAAAATTTGTGGTCACTATGTTAATAGCTTATTATCTAAACTTGCATCAAATCAAGCAAAGTATCATGAAGTGTTAATGCTAGATGCCGATGGCTTTGTTGCTGAAATGTCAGCATCAAATGTCTTTATTGTTAAAAATAATAAAGTCTATACAACAGAAGAAGGTACCATTTTAGTTGGTATTACGCGTAATGTTGTCATTGATATTTTAAAATCTAAAGGTTATGAGGTAATTGAAACAAAATTCACACCTAACGAAATCATTGATGCTGATGAAGCCTTTGTTTGTGGGACAGCAGTTGAAGTTGTTTCAATGAAAAGCTTAAATGATCAGTTAATTAATCATGGTCAAATAGGCAAGGTAACAGAATTAGTTAAAGAGGCCTATCACCGAATCGTTACAGGTAAAGATGAAAGTTATCAAGATTCATTAACCTTAGTAAGTGAATATTCTACCACATAG
- the hutG gene encoding formimidoylglutamase → MTDKRSLWQGRSDISKHEYIYQIVQQLSIDQLKPTSGFGLIGFASDEGVRRNLGRVGAKEGPDALRRALASIALKKEMSLYDLGDVLCLDGDLEKAQSQLAASVKSIIENGLMPVVLGGGHETAWGHFLGIDQAYASKEEVAIINFDAHLDLRALIDNKYASSGTPFYQISEYLKSMDRPFHYYCAGVQPFANTKTLFDYANDHQVNIYLAEEINQNPYNLGFIKNIIEKHNKIYVSVCLDVFQAAIAPGVSAPQALGINLTYVLEALKLLAQSNAVVGVDIVELSPRYDIDCQSAKLAASLLSTFLQT, encoded by the coding sequence ATGACAGATAAACGCAGTCTATGGCAAGGGCGTTCTGATATAAGCAAGCATGAATATATCTATCAAATTGTTCAGCAATTATCAATTGATCAATTAAAGCCAACTTCTGGCTTTGGTTTAATTGGTTTTGCATCTGATGAAGGTGTTCGGCGAAATTTAGGTAGAGTTGGTGCAAAAGAAGGCCCTGATGCACTAAGGCGAGCATTAGCATCAATTGCATTAAAAAAAGAGATGAGCTTATATGATTTAGGGGATGTGTTATGCTTAGATGGTGATTTAGAAAAAGCGCAGAGTCAATTAGCAGCATCGGTTAAATCAATCATTGAAAATGGCTTGATGCCGGTTGTCTTAGGTGGTGGGCATGAGACAGCTTGGGGGCATTTTCTAGGTATTGATCAGGCTTATGCATCCAAAGAAGAGGTTGCGATTATTAATTTTGATGCACACCTAGATTTAAGAGCATTAATTGATAATAAATATGCCTCTTCAGGTACGCCGTTTTATCAGATTTCAGAGTATTTAAAATCAATGGATAGGCCATTTCATTATTACTGTGCAGGTGTACAGCCATTTGCAAATACCAAGACATTATTTGATTATGCAAATGATCATCAAGTTAATATTTATTTGGCAGAAGAGATTAATCAAAATCCTTATAATTTGGGTTTTATCAAAAATATAATTGAGAAGCATAATAAAATTTATGTCTCAGTCTGCTTGGATGTGTTTCAGGCAGCTATAGCACCTGGCGTTAGTGCGCCACAAGCATTAGGCATTAACTTAACTTATGTTTTAGAAGCATTAAAATTATTGGCTCAATCTAATGCTGTCGTGGGAGTTGATATAGTTGAATTATCACCACGTTATGATATTGATTGCCAAAGCGCTAAATTAGCAGCTAGCCTATTAAGTACTTTTTTACAGACCTAA
- a CDS encoding urocanate hydratase translates to MDEVVESNYQSQDKHAPYTVKAPTGSSLQCKSWQTEAALRMLMNNLDPSVAEYPEQLVVYGGIGKAARNWPCFNKIVETLKSLESDQTLLIQSGKPVGVFTTTEDSPRVLIANSNLVPHWANWQHFHKLDQAGLMMYGQMTAGSWIYIGSQGIVQGTFETFVEMARQHYQGDLAGKWILTAGLGGMGGAQPLAAVLAGASVLVVECDPSRIDFRLKTKYLDYKADNLDHALELIETAKNEKRAISVGLLGNQAEILPELVKRDVRPDAVTDQTSAHDPLNGYLPIGWSLEKAKTMRQSEPETVIKAAKESMAIHVQAMCDLASLGIPTFDYGNNIRQMAYEAGCKNAFDFPGFVPAYIRPLFCQGIGPFRWVALSGDPEDIYKTDQKVKELLPDDKHLHRWLDMAKSRIQFQGLPARICWVGLGDRAKLGVAFNEMVKSGELKAPIVIGRDHLDSGSVASPNRETEAMMDGSDAVSDWPLLNALLNTASGATWVSLHHGGGVGMGFSQHAGMVIVADGTDKAKAKLNRVLTNDPATGVMRHADSGYQKAIDCAKEHNLNLPMINE, encoded by the coding sequence ATGGATGAAGTAGTGGAATCAAATTATCAAAGTCAAGATAAGCATGCGCCATATACAGTTAAGGCGCCAACAGGTAGCTCATTACAATGTAAAAGTTGGCAAACAGAGGCAGCACTTAGAATGTTGATGAATAACTTAGATCCAAGTGTTGCTGAATATCCAGAGCAACTAGTTGTCTATGGTGGGATTGGAAAAGCAGCAAGAAATTGGCCCTGTTTTAATAAAATTGTTGAAACTTTGAAATCATTAGAGTCTGATCAAACATTATTAATTCAATCTGGAAAACCAGTCGGTGTATTTACTACAACTGAAGATAGCCCAAGAGTATTAATTGCCAATTCAAATTTAGTACCACATTGGGCAAATTGGCAGCACTTTCATAAACTTGATCAAGCAGGTTTAATGATGTATGGCCAAATGACGGCAGGCTCTTGGATTTATATTGGCTCACAAGGTATTGTCCAGGGAACTTTTGAAACATTTGTTGAAATGGCAAGACAACATTATCAGGGTGATCTAGCAGGAAAATGGATACTAACTGCAGGTCTAGGTGGTATGGGTGGAGCACAACCATTAGCAGCAGTATTAGCAGGCGCCTCTGTTTTAGTAGTTGAGTGTGACCCATCACGAATAGATTTCCGCCTAAAGACAAAATATTTAGATTATAAAGCAGATAATCTTGATCATGCTTTGGAATTAATTGAAACAGCAAAAAATGAAAAACGCGCAATTTCTGTTGGTTTATTAGGCAATCAAGCTGAAATTTTACCAGAACTTGTAAAGCGTGATGTTCGCCCTGATGCAGTTACCGATCAAACCAGTGCACATGATCCATTAAATGGTTATTTGCCAATTGGCTGGAGCTTAGAGAAAGCAAAAACAATGCGTCAAAGTGAGCCTGAAACAGTGATTAAGGCAGCAAAAGAATCAATGGCTATCCATGTTCAAGCGATGTGTGATTTAGCATCATTAGGCATTCCTACATTTGACTATGGTAATAATATTCGTCAAATGGCCTATGAAGCTGGATGTAAAAACGCCTTTGATTTTCCGGGCTTTGTGCCAGCTTATATTCGGCCATTATTCTGTCAAGGCATTGGCCCATTTCGCTGGGTAGCATTATCTGGAGATCCTGAAGATATCTATAAAACAGATCAGAAAGTAAAAGAATTATTACCTGATGATAAACATTTGCACCGTTGGTTGGATATGGCCAAATCGCGAATTCAATTTCAAGGCTTACCTGCAAGAATATGCTGGGTTGGTTTAGGTGATCGTGCAAAGCTTGGTGTTGCATTTAATGAGATGGTTAAATCTGGAGAATTAAAGGCGCCTATTGTTATTGGTCGTGATCATTTAGATTCAGGCTCTGTTGCCAGCCCCAATCGAGAAACTGAAGCTATGATGGATGGTTCTGATGCGGTATCAGACTGGCCTTTATTAAATGCACTATTAAATACAGCTTCAGGTGCAACTTGGGTAAGCTTGCATCATGGTGGTGGTGTTGGTATGGGCTTTTCACAACATGCTGGCATGGTAATTGTTGCAGATGGTACAGATAAAGCAAAAGCCAAACTAAACCGTGTATTAACAAATGATCCAGCGACAGGTGTTATGCGTCACGCAGATAGCGGTTATCAAAAAGCTATCGACTGTGCAAAAGAACACAACCTAAATTTACCGATGATTAATGAATAA